One region of Deinococcus koreensis genomic DNA includes:
- a CDS encoding DUF4832 domain-containing protein: protein MSGFLSDQAWQSASNGYGPVERDRSNGEGAAGDGNALTLSGRRYARGLGVHADSSVVFVTAGRCSTLSASIGIDDESRAQTGRGSVVFRVYGDSAKLYDSGVMTGSTATRAIKVDLRGHETLRLVVDQHRNVAEGDRSPWFDHADWAEAKVTCDAAGAPASPAVSAPLKLQAEDFDRGGEGVGYHDNDAANQGGQYRTTEGVDIDRRGNPEGYGVGWSGAGEWLNYTVNVDSAGTYGLNFRLATLRTGELLEISVDGVKVLTPSLPDTGGFDTPQVVRAGDLRLSAGKQVVRVAYVGSAPAVNLDWLELAPSDAPAPAPTPTPTPTPTPEPAVSTTFTGTSEDFPNPERGFHGDSSDLAAEPTGSLSGQADLGFRLVRTYIRLDDFRNSALSADWLSKLDQGFGRARAAGLKVVLRFSYNFPGSDYANAPDANVSLVLQHIQQIKPILARNADVIAFWQAGFVGAWGEWHDSVNGLDSDANKVTIRDALLDALPEGRFLQMRYPDDMRRWYPSPPTEADTFTTRARIGIYNDCFLANNGDAGTYGGLNDPLREYTKALSRVTPFGAETCDVGGNEARMDCPDILREGREYALTYLNFYFWKNFIDGWKARGCYDEVSRSIGYRFRLTAATHPASAARGSVLPLQVTVSNDGWSRLFNPRTVRVVLRHTTTGQLVDTAVSGVDPRRWLPGSSTTVALPVAIPAQATPGTYDVLLGLPDAATTLASDARYAIRPANADDPSRNQAWETGSGLFRLGTRVTLN, encoded by the coding sequence GTGTCCGGCTTTCTCAGTGATCAGGCCTGGCAGAGCGCCAGCAACGGTTATGGGCCGGTCGAACGCGACCGATCCAATGGCGAGGGCGCCGCCGGCGACGGCAACGCCCTCACGCTGTCGGGAAGACGCTACGCCAGGGGGCTGGGCGTGCATGCTGACAGCAGCGTGGTGTTCGTCACCGCGGGGCGCTGTTCGACCCTGTCGGCCAGCATTGGAATCGACGATGAGAGCCGGGCTCAGACGGGCCGGGGCAGCGTCGTCTTCCGAGTGTACGGCGACTCCGCCAAACTGTACGACTCCGGCGTCATGACCGGCAGCACGGCGACCAGGGCCATCAAGGTGGATCTCCGTGGCCATGAGACGCTGCGACTGGTCGTGGATCAGCACAGGAACGTGGCCGAGGGAGACCGGAGTCCCTGGTTCGACCACGCGGACTGGGCCGAAGCGAAGGTCACCTGTGACGCTGCCGGCGCTCCGGCCAGCCCGGCCGTCTCCGCGCCCCTGAAACTTCAGGCCGAGGACTTTGACAGGGGTGGCGAGGGCGTCGGCTATCACGACAACGACGCGGCCAACCAGGGGGGCCAGTACCGCACCACAGAAGGTGTGGACATTGACCGTCGGGGCAATCCCGAGGGCTACGGTGTGGGCTGGTCCGGGGCGGGCGAATGGCTGAACTACACCGTGAACGTGGACAGCGCGGGAACGTACGGTCTGAATTTCCGCCTGGCGACACTCCGAACCGGGGAACTGCTCGAGATCAGCGTCGACGGGGTGAAGGTGTTGACGCCGAGCCTGCCGGACACCGGGGGTTTCGATACCCCTCAGGTGGTCAGGGCGGGCGACCTGCGGCTCAGCGCCGGGAAGCAAGTCGTGAGGGTGGCGTACGTGGGCTCCGCCCCGGCCGTGAATCTGGACTGGCTGGAACTGGCTCCGTCAGACGCGCCCGCACCTGCACCCACGCCAACCCCGACCCCCACGCCCACACCCGAACCGGCAGTGTCCACGACCTTCACCGGCACCAGCGAGGACTTTCCCAACCCCGAGCGGGGCTTTCACGGCGACAGCTCCGACCTGGCCGCCGAGCCCACCGGCTCCCTGAGTGGGCAGGCCGACCTGGGATTTCGCCTGGTGCGTACCTACATCAGGCTCGACGATTTCCGGAACTCGGCCCTGAGTGCGGACTGGCTGTCCAAGCTGGATCAGGGCTTCGGCAGGGCGCGCGCGGCCGGCCTCAAGGTGGTGCTGCGGTTCTCGTACAACTTTCCTGGCAGTGACTACGCCAACGCACCCGACGCGAACGTCAGTCTGGTTCTCCAGCATATCCAGCAGATCAAGCCCATCCTCGCCCGCAATGCCGACGTGATCGCCTTCTGGCAGGCCGGTTTCGTGGGGGCGTGGGGCGAATGGCACGACTCGGTGAACGGGCTGGATTCGGACGCCAACAAGGTGACCATTCGGGACGCCCTGCTGGACGCCCTGCCCGAGGGCCGGTTCCTGCAGATGCGGTACCCGGACGATATGCGCCGGTGGTATCCCTCGCCCCCCACGGAGGCGGACACCTTCACGACCCGTGCGCGCATCGGCATCTACAACGACTGCTTCCTGGCCAACAACGGGGACGCCGGGACGTACGGCGGTCTGAATGATCCCCTTCGCGAGTACACCAAGGCGTTGTCGAGGGTGACTCCCTTCGGCGCGGAAACCTGCGATGTCGGAGGCAATGAGGCGAGGATGGACTGCCCCGACATCCTGCGCGAAGGGCGCGAATACGCCCTGACCTACCTGAATTTCTACTTCTGGAAGAACTTCATCGACGGCTGGAAGGCCAGAGGGTGCTACGACGAGGTGTCGCGCTCCATTGGCTACCGCTTCCGCCTGACGGCGGCCACGCACCCGGCCAGCGCGGCGCGCGGCAGTGTCCTGCCCCTGCAGGTGACCGTGAGCAACGACGGATGGTCGCGGCTGTTCAACCCCCGCACGGTTCGGGTGGTGCTGCGCCACACCACCACCGGGCAGCTGGTGGACACCGCCGTCTCCGGCGTCGATCCGCGCCGCTGGCTGCCCGGC
- a CDS encoding NPCBM/NEW2 domain-containing protein has protein sequence MNQDRRTDRHSISRLSRGGSGPFLALLLAACASSPAAPKALNVERSELSSGFLSDQLSAATTTVNGWGPLELDRSNGDDPGGDGERLSLAGVSFEKGLGTHANSDLGFAMGGNCTRLTARVGVDDSVRAGGKYDARGVSSVVFQVFADGHKLFDSGIMTARSSTRTVDVTLPAGARTLHLLVGDAGDGIGYDHADWADARVECGEGAQPPSPPAGSGKKLIQLGWDAPTPDFVRANIATMEQQPFDGLVVNLNAGKTIFNKTAYPDSAYVQDRADLAATRFASLRHNFISIWAAREANWSWFSDQDWAATQANARNFARTAKAGHFKGFFFDPEPYGTSPWSYSRSLYPDQDFAAVQAKVRQRGAAFLSTIQAEMPDVQMLTLFGMTYLKKQADQRGGLEQVEWGLLASFIEGMLDVIGPQARLIDGNEPSYYYYLPNAQEFSSFAGQRDAARTLVSPENRARYDAQVKTSHAVFVDGLLGLYNASGVNGLLGCHLRNTAERRLMLEHHLYQGLNTTDEYVWAYSEQMDWWGSLGQGVRLPDETRNIVARARQKVSAQQPLGFDVEPFLGVAAARYARTWNGEPTLGCL, from the coding sequence ATGAACCAGGATCGCAGAACCGACCGCCACTCGATCTCCCGGCTCTCGCGGGGAGGATCCGGCCCCTTCCTCGCCCTGCTCCTGGCGGCCTGTGCGTCCTCGCCGGCGGCGCCCAAAGCGCTGAATGTAGAAAGGTCAGAGCTGAGCAGCGGCTTCCTGAGTGACCAGCTGAGCGCGGCGACCACCACGGTGAACGGCTGGGGGCCGCTGGAACTCGACCGCTCGAATGGGGACGATCCGGGTGGAGATGGTGAGCGGCTCAGCCTGGCGGGGGTCAGCTTCGAGAAGGGCCTGGGCACACACGCCAACAGCGACCTGGGCTTCGCCATGGGCGGCAACTGCACCCGCCTGACGGCCAGGGTCGGTGTGGATGACAGCGTCCGGGCAGGGGGCAAGTACGACGCTCGTGGGGTGAGCAGTGTGGTGTTTCAGGTCTTCGCCGACGGCCACAAGCTCTTCGATTCGGGCATCATGACTGCCAGGAGCAGTACCCGAACCGTCGATGTCACGCTGCCGGCGGGCGCCCGGACGCTGCACCTGCTCGTGGGCGACGCCGGCGACGGCATCGGCTACGACCACGCCGACTGGGCCGACGCCCGCGTCGAGTGCGGCGAGGGCGCTCAGCCGCCCAGCCCTCCAGCCGGTTCAGGCAAGAAACTGATCCAGTTGGGCTGGGACGCGCCTACCCCGGACTTCGTGCGCGCCAACATCGCCACCATGGAGCAGCAGCCCTTCGACGGTCTGGTCGTCAACCTGAATGCCGGCAAGACCATCTTCAACAAAACCGCCTACCCCGACAGCGCCTATGTTCAAGACCGCGCCGACCTCGCCGCCACCCGCTTCGCCTCGCTGAGACACAACTTCATCTCCATCTGGGCGGCCCGTGAGGCGAACTGGAGCTGGTTCAGCGATCAGGACTGGGCCGCCACCCAGGCCAACGCCCGCAACTTTGCCCGAACCGCGAAGGCCGGCCACTTCAAAGGGTTTTTCTTCGACCCCGAGCCCTACGGCACCAGTCCCTGGTCGTACTCCCGCAGCCTCTATCCGGATCAGGACTTCGCCGCTGTGCAGGCCAAGGTGCGCCAGCGCGGCGCCGCCTTCCTGAGCACCATCCAGGCGGAGATGCCCGACGTGCAGATGCTCACCTTGTTCGGCATGACATACCTGAAAAAGCAGGCAGATCAGCGCGGCGGCCTGGAACAGGTCGAGTGGGGCCTGCTGGCCTCCTTCATCGAGGGCATGCTCGATGTCATCGGCCCCCAGGCCCGGCTGATCGACGGCAATGAGCCCTCGTACTACTACTACCTGCCCAATGCCCAGGAGTTCAGCAGCTTCGCAGGGCAAAGAGACGCGGCGCGGACTCTGGTATCGCCGGAAAACCGCGCCAGATACGACGCCCAGGTGAAGACCTCGCACGCCGTATTCGTCGACGGACTGCTGGGGCTCTACAACGCCAGTGGAGTCAATGGCCTGCTGGGCTGCCACCTGCGGAACACGGCGGAACGCCGGCTGATGCTCGAGCACCACCTGTATCAGGGACTGAACACCACCGACGAGTACGTCTGGGCCTACAGCGAGCAGATGGACTGGTGGGGCAGCCTGGGGCAGGGCGTACGCCTACCCGACGAGACCCGAAACATCGTGGCCCGCGCCCGGCAGAAGGTCAGCGCACAGCAGCCCCTGGGCTTTGATGTGGAGCCCTTCCTGGGGGTGGCGGCCGCCCGCTATGCCCGAACCTGGAACGGCGAACCCACCCTGGGCTGCCTGTGA
- a CDS encoding NPCBM/NEW2 domain-containing protein, whose amino-acid sequence MATSTDLQGGYLSDQLNLATDVTNGWGPVERDRENGEQVPGDGQPLRLSGVEFSKGLGVHASSSLTFPLGGACTTFRASVGLDDVVRPFGGTVAFQVFADGEKLFDSGVLTAKSPTRDVQVNLTGRQSLKLVVTDGGDHIGYDHADWADARVECTAPTPPPTPAPGPVNTVSYSQSLENFRNPERGDIISYQPGGANDGLPENNPPLTVSGVRDYIQRESVSLPSSLIRFVYILGEWKGAPLPQSFLDRISSDMDVVRQLGLKAIPYFAYSWPLDERQASDAPRDRVLAHIEQLRPVLAANTDVTAFMFAGFIGPWGEWHKSTNDLLGPNDEVNGNTRMIMDKLLDVVPKSRAVVVRYPGLKYQLFDKTPLTQQEAFTGSARSRVGFHNECYMADYHPEVRRIRLADRGYLQQEGLYVPQAEMMDTGCFDFAYAVWKEVPCPELIEEMAITRPDATNQFPVNRVQGDCLPEVKRRTGYRYRLLESRVPLSARAGAGLAVQLTMTNDGFGGIYNPRAIELILRPKGGGQPTRLVVNPPQDTRLFLPAPGTTRVLTLSTTLPAGLAPGQYDVLLALPDPMPSLHSRPEYAIRLANENVWEAGSGFNALGQTLDVQP is encoded by the coding sequence GTGGCGACCTCTACAGACCTGCAGGGGGGATACCTCAGCGACCAGCTGAACCTGGCAACCGACGTGACCAACGGCTGGGGCCCCGTCGAGCGTGACCGGGAAAACGGTGAGCAGGTTCCCGGCGATGGTCAGCCCCTGCGGCTCTCGGGAGTCGAGTTCAGCAAGGGGCTGGGCGTCCATGCCTCCAGCAGCCTGACTTTTCCCCTGGGCGGCGCCTGCACCACCTTCCGGGCCAGCGTGGGCCTCGACGACGTCGTGCGCCCATTTGGCGGCACGGTCGCCTTCCAGGTCTTCGCAGACGGCGAAAAACTCTTTGATTCAGGTGTACTGACGGCCAAGAGCCCGACCCGCGACGTGCAGGTCAACCTGACCGGGCGCCAGAGCCTGAAACTGGTGGTGACCGATGGCGGTGACCATATCGGCTACGACCACGCCGACTGGGCCGACGCCCGCGTGGAGTGTACGGCGCCCACCCCACCCCCCACGCCCGCGCCTGGCCCGGTCAACACGGTAAGCTACAGCCAGAGCCTGGAAAACTTCCGGAATCCGGAGCGCGGCGACATCATCAGCTATCAGCCGGGCGGGGCGAACGACGGGCTGCCGGAGAACAATCCTCCCCTGACCGTGTCTGGGGTTCGGGACTACATCCAGCGGGAATCCGTCTCGTTGCCCTCAAGCCTGATTCGCTTCGTCTATATCCTCGGTGAATGGAAGGGCGCGCCACTTCCACAGAGCTTCCTCGACCGCATCTCCAGTGACATGGATGTGGTTCGGCAGCTCGGTCTGAAGGCCATTCCCTACTTCGCCTACAGCTGGCCACTGGATGAGCGGCAGGCCTCCGATGCCCCCAGGGATCGGGTGCTCGCCCACATCGAGCAGCTCAGGCCGGTACTGGCCGCGAACACGGACGTGACCGCCTTCATGTTCGCTGGATTCATCGGCCCCTGGGGAGAATGGCATAAGTCGACCAACGATCTGCTGGGCCCGAACGACGAGGTCAATGGCAATACCCGCATGATCATGGACAAGTTGCTGGACGTGGTGCCGAAGTCCAGGGCCGTTGTCGTGCGGTATCCGGGGCTCAAGTACCAGCTCTTCGACAAGACGCCACTGACCCAGCAAGAAGCCTTCACGGGCTCGGCCCGGTCACGGGTCGGCTTCCACAACGAGTGCTATATGGCCGATTACCATCCGGAGGTTCGAAGGATAAGGCTGGCCGACCGGGGCTATCTGCAGCAGGAGGGGCTCTACGTTCCGCAGGCTGAGATGATGGACACCGGCTGCTTCGATTTCGCATATGCAGTGTGGAAGGAAGTGCCCTGTCCAGAGCTGATCGAGGAGATGGCCATCACCCGGCCCGACGCCACCAACCAGTTCCCGGTGAACCGGGTGCAGGGCGACTGCCTCCCCGAAGTCAAGCGGCGCACGGGCTACCGCTACCGCCTGCTGGAGTCCAGGGTGCCGCTGAGCGCCCGGGCCGGCGCAGGGCTCGCGGTACAGCTCACCATGACCAACGACGGTTTCGGGGGCATCTACAATCCCCGGGCCATCGAGCTGATCCTGCGCCCGAAAGGTGGCGGCCAGCCCACCCGGCTGGTGGTCAACCCACCCCAGGACACGAGGCTGTTCCTGCCTGCACCCGGGACGACCAGGGTGTTGACGCTCAGCACTACCCTGCCCGCCGGTCTCGCGCCCGGTCAGTACGACGTATTGCTGGCGCTTCCCGATCCCATGCCCAGTCTGCACAGCCGTCCGGAGTACGCGATCCGCCTCGCCAACGAGAACGTCTGGGAAGCGGGCAGCGGATTCAACGCGCTCGGCCAGACGCTCGACGTTCAACCCTGA
- a CDS encoding MFS transporter — translation MSTRFLLFLIAQAVSQFGTAVSTVGLTTLWASRGAPATQLALILALPAIPSLLLAPFVGATVERVALRPFLIGANIFLGAVACAVAWAVAPSGGQAEPTLLVAMFTLKEVGNRAFAAGYARAFGALAPATTGRPVMVADFTSQSGAALGAAVGGLIASKGGGEVFVIDAATFVVAGLITLWLPLLGGAPARRGGNQVVRDVKVAVDHVSNNAQIARLFGAYCSMSLTWAAWDIVGGYLFVAAGSAEASGVANSGAQIGKMSIGLWLFSQGLGHSVNKAQISALVLAGTGLVAGGLGMFGPSPYVIVLLVILRSLFGMTGYLGGNGSYTMMVLDAPSELRARMAVLVGAVGTGLVAGGAKVGVGILNDAVGPTLAFILPSMVGMTLGLLLCRAEFRAQQYHHLQAYMVCRVYWARRAGGLGIAAAQGEFLVGISRI, via the coding sequence ATGTCAACTCGGTTTTTATTGTTTTTGATCGCTCAGGCGGTCAGCCAGTTTGGAACGGCGGTCAGCACCGTCGGGCTGACAACCCTCTGGGCGTCTCGCGGCGCACCAGCCACGCAGTTGGCACTCATTTTGGCTCTGCCAGCGATTCCGTCGCTGCTGCTGGCGCCATTCGTCGGCGCGACGGTGGAACGGGTAGCGTTGCGTCCCTTCCTGATTGGCGCCAATATCTTTCTAGGTGCCGTCGCATGCGCTGTCGCGTGGGCGGTGGCGCCCTCGGGCGGGCAGGCTGAGCCAACCCTGTTGGTCGCCATGTTCACCCTGAAAGAGGTGGGCAACCGCGCCTTTGCGGCAGGCTACGCGCGGGCGTTCGGTGCTCTGGCACCCGCCACGACAGGCCGACCGGTGATGGTGGCCGATTTTACCAGCCAGAGCGGAGCGGCGCTGGGGGCGGCTGTCGGCGGTCTGATTGCCAGCAAGGGCGGCGGCGAGGTCTTCGTGATCGACGCAGCCACCTTTGTGGTGGCTGGTCTGATTACCCTCTGGCTGCCGCTGCTAGGCGGCGCACCTGCTCGACGGGGTGGAAACCAGGTGGTACGCGACGTCAAGGTCGCGGTCGACCATGTGAGCAACAATGCTCAGATCGCCCGCCTGTTCGGCGCCTACTGCTCCATGTCGCTCACCTGGGCGGCGTGGGACATCGTTGGCGGTTACCTCTTTGTCGCCGCTGGTTCAGCGGAGGCGTCAGGGGTAGCCAACTCCGGTGCCCAGATAGGGAAAATGTCCATTGGCCTCTGGCTTTTCAGTCAGGGGTTGGGACACAGCGTCAACAAGGCCCAGATATCAGCGTTGGTGCTGGCTGGAACGGGCTTGGTCGCCGGTGGTTTGGGCATGTTCGGGCCGAGTCCATATGTCATCGTCCTGCTGGTTATCCTCCGGAGTCTGTTCGGGATGACCGGCTACCTGGGTGGCAATGGCTCGTACACCATGATGGTGCTTGACGCGCCCTCCGAGTTGCGGGCCCGTATGGCCGTGCTGGTGGGCGCCGTAGGAACTGGACTGGTTGCAGGCGGTGCCAAGGTCGGTGTCGGTATATTGAACGACGCCGTTGGGCCCACCCTGGCCTTCATCCTGCCCAGCATGGTCGGCATGACGCTCGGTCTTCTGCTGTGCCGTGCCGAGTTCCGGGCACAGCAGTACCACCATCTCCAGGCCTATATGGTCTGCCGCGTCTACTGGGCGCGGCGGGCCGGGGGCCTCGGAATAGCGGCTGCTCAGGGCGAATTCCTCGTCGGCATCAGCCGCATTTGA
- a CDS encoding alpha-amylase family glycosyl hydrolase, which produces MKFKEIVIYSGPTDRINAPPTGQNLANPLAFQGGSYNTLLEVLSSIRALGACSVHVSCPFAPAEPRWDVWTGLQNPAAHGFWPKNFRELNHRFGSQSELRRFIRSCQAAEMKVIGEMTFHFGPGASFPEGWATPREDWCMGVLPRLNLRNPEVRAYVLQTVDWFADMGFWGIRLDTAFELPSEFLGAVIATAQRRGLFLIGEVFDGDPTLVQGLLKGVHWTDYPMNFSMFEVLAGKGSVEQLHALLAHPYSREQSLATFVDNHDVASFVRECVRRSSDPGNAIKYARARMLMALSLIMVVRGVPTIYYLDSWALNLEGMADPLGSNRLPAPWGQRPILETAIARLSTLRHTRPELAHGTYRELWLPGPRNVWAFAKIGLQSTVVLLNNEDEAVDLTDLGGIDAQGLLPDGTIHCLLRPGKSFVIEGGRISGVLAPRSVYLLGN; this is translated from the coding sequence ATGAAATTTAAAGAGATAGTCATTTACTCCGGCCCAACCGACCGGATAAATGCGCCCCCAACGGGGCAAAACCTTGCCAATCCTTTGGCCTTCCAGGGGGGGAGCTACAACACTTTGCTCGAAGTGTTGAGTTCCATTCGGGCGTTAGGAGCGTGCTCCGTGCACGTCTCCTGTCCATTCGCACCCGCCGAGCCACGGTGGGACGTCTGGACTGGGCTTCAGAACCCTGCTGCTCACGGGTTCTGGCCCAAGAACTTCCGGGAACTGAACCACCGATTCGGTTCCCAGAGCGAGCTGCGGCGCTTCATCCGCAGTTGTCAAGCCGCCGAAATGAAGGTCATCGGGGAAATGACCTTTCATTTTGGCCCTGGGGCCAGTTTTCCTGAGGGTTGGGCAACCCCTCGGGAGGACTGGTGTATGGGAGTCCTCCCGCGTCTGAACCTCCGCAATCCCGAGGTTCGGGCTTATGTCCTGCAGACCGTGGACTGGTTTGCGGACATGGGCTTCTGGGGTATCCGCCTGGATACTGCCTTTGAACTCCCCTCGGAGTTTTTAGGCGCCGTCATCGCGACGGCTCAGCGCCGGGGATTATTTCTCATCGGGGAAGTCTTTGATGGCGACCCCACCCTGGTTCAGGGGCTACTGAAGGGGGTTCACTGGACTGACTATCCAATGAACTTTTCGATGTTTGAAGTGCTGGCAGGCAAGGGGAGCGTAGAGCAGCTCCACGCCCTGCTGGCACACCCCTACAGCCGGGAGCAGAGCCTGGCAACGTTTGTGGACAACCACGACGTTGCCTCCTTCGTCCGCGAGTGCGTCAGGCGCTCGTCAGACCCCGGCAACGCCATCAAGTATGCGCGGGCACGCATGCTTATGGCACTTTCATTGATCATGGTCGTACGCGGTGTCCCCACCATCTACTACCTTGACTCCTGGGCGCTGAATTTAGAGGGCATGGCAGACCCTCTCGGCAGCAACCGGCTGCCCGCCCCCTGGGGCCAGCGCCCCATCCTAGAGACAGCCATTGCCAGGCTGTCCACGTTGCGCCACACTCGGCCCGAGCTGGCGCATGGGACTTACCGGGAGTTATGGCTTCCCGGCCCCCGCAACGTATGGGCATTCGCCAAGATTGGACTCCAGTCCACCGTTGTCCTCCTCAACAATGAGGATGAAGCGGTCGATCTGACCGATCTAGGCGGCATCGACGCCCAAGGGCTGCTACCCGACGGCACCATTCATTGCCTGCTCCGACCAGGCAAATCCTTCGTAATCGAAGGAGGCCGCATCAGCGGCGTTTTAGCGCCCCGCTCGGTCTACCTCTTAGGTAACTAG
- a CDS encoding tetratricopeptide repeat protein translates to MSLAAAHNLPPQPTALLGREDVLREVSSLLWGPTRLLTLLGPGGVGKTRLAVELATTVRPDFAGGAWFIDLSGGLPPAALPAHLARVLGLTLDGADPLDSLVGQLPDQPLLVLLDNFESVPDAAPLLGQLLGACPALRVIVTSRVALNLRWERRLEVPPLALPEPGSPSPADASPAVQLYLERARAAGGPEVTDLGAAARLCARLDGLPLAIELAAARAAQFGPAALLARLERHLALPSTPAPDRPARHHSLNAVIGASYDMLSAAQQATLRRLAVAAGGVGENAARVMAETDALGIDALDVLLALTDVNLLSARPGHDGQPRFWMLETVRDYAGAQADPAEFQLARQRHAQWCLELAERLTPEWRSEAQAQVLAQLNEEHPNVRAALAWTLRAQANLADRQVGVQLAEALWPYWLAHGHLGEGRAWLEAALSGAGEAGLPGLYRGAGVLARQQGDLAGAVQWAERATLAAQLAADTWQEAAATGDLGVALALQGDLGRASAALDRQLSLQITLGDQHSADALNNRGAVALRAGDFERATDLLGRVLTMCLASGDARGEADVRSNLGVLACQAADWPLASAHLSRALELRRQLCDRHGEAETLGNLGTALRLAGDAAAAAALHEQALTLRQQGTQPQAIAPAQLNLGLTFLALGRLDEATPLLLAAADSGGGSVGVSSIHRAGVLQALATLAARREQWPWVARLLGASRLFLDGGSPLWPGQQAERATVEAQGRQALGGQSMQAELALGERTPWDTLIAGAADMFRSVPTSTASALIPTHRDDLSEREREVLALLVRGWPNKKIASAMKLADNTVKNHLASVYSKLGVRGRAEAVARALQERLLE, encoded by the coding sequence GTGAGCCTTGCCGCTGCACACAACCTGCCCCCTCAGCCCACTGCGCTGCTCGGGCGCGAGGATGTCCTGCGGGAGGTGTCATCCCTGTTATGGGGCCCCACCCGCCTGCTGACCCTGCTGGGGCCGGGTGGCGTGGGCAAGACCCGGCTGGCGGTGGAACTGGCGACCACCGTGCGGCCCGACTTCGCCGGCGGCGCCTGGTTCATCGACCTGAGCGGCGGTCTGCCTCCGGCTGCGCTGCCGGCCCACCTGGCACGGGTGCTGGGCCTGACCCTGGACGGCGCAGACCCCCTGGACAGCCTGGTGGGTCAACTCCCCGATCAGCCGCTGCTTGTGCTGCTCGACAACTTCGAGAGCGTGCCGGACGCTGCGCCGCTGCTGGGCCAGTTGCTCGGCGCCTGCCCGGCCCTGCGCGTGATCGTGACCAGCCGGGTGGCCCTGAACCTGCGCTGGGAACGGCGGCTGGAGGTGCCGCCACTGGCCCTGCCGGAGCCCGGAAGCCCGTCTCCTGCCGACGCCTCTCCGGCGGTGCAGCTCTACCTGGAGCGCGCCAGGGCGGCCGGTGGGCCAGAGGTCACTGACCTGGGCGCGGCGGCGCGCCTGTGTGCCCGGCTCGACGGGTTGCCCCTGGCCATCGAACTGGCCGCCGCCCGCGCCGCACAGTTCGGGCCTGCCGCCCTGCTGGCGCGGCTGGAGCGTCACCTGGCGCTGCCGTCCACGCCGGCCCCGGATCGTCCGGCCCGTCACCATTCGCTGAACGCGGTCATCGGGGCCAGTTACGACATGCTCAGCGCGGCCCAGCAGGCCACATTGCGGCGTCTGGCGGTGGCGGCCGGTGGGGTCGGCGAAAACGCCGCCCGGGTCATGGCCGAGACCGACGCCCTGGGCATCGACGCCCTGGACGTCCTGCTGGCCCTGACCGACGTGAATCTGCTGTCCGCCAGACCGGGCCACGACGGTCAGCCCCGCTTCTGGATGCTCGAAACGGTTCGGGACTATGCAGGCGCCCAGGCCGACCCGGCTGAATTCCAGTTGGCCCGGCAACGCCACGCGCAGTGGTGTCTGGAACTGGCCGAACGCCTGACTCCCGAATGGAGATCTGAGGCCCAGGCGCAGGTGCTGGCGCAGCTGAACGAGGAGCACCCCAACGTCCGCGCAGCCCTGGCCTGGACGCTCAGGGCGCAGGCGAACTTGGCCGACCGACAGGTGGGCGTGCAACTGGCGGAGGCCCTGTGGCCGTACTGGCTGGCCCACGGCCACCTCGGCGAGGGCCGCGCCTGGCTGGAAGCGGCGCTGAGCGGTGCCGGTGAGGCCGGGTTGCCGGGCCTTTATCGAGGGGCCGGCGTGCTGGCCCGGCAGCAGGGTGATCTTGCGGGCGCCGTCCAGTGGGCCGAGCGGGCCACCCTGGCCGCGCAGCTCGCGGCGGACACCTGGCAGGAGGCGGCGGCCACCGGCGATCTGGGCGTGGCCCTGGCGCTTCAGGGTGACCTGGGCCGGGCCAGCGCCGCCCTCGACCGGCAACTCAGCCTGCAGATCACCCTGGGCGACCAGCACAGCGCCGACGCGCTGAACAACAGGGGAGCCGTGGCCCTGCGCGCCGGCGACTTCGAACGGGCCACCGACCTGCTGGGCCGGGTTCTGACCATGTGCCTGGCCTCCGGAGACGCCCGGGGTGAGGCCGACGTCCGCTCCAATCTGGGGGTGCTGGCGTGTCAGGCTGCCGACTGGCCGCTGGCGAGCGCTCACCTGAGCCGCGCCCTGGAGCTGCGGCGCCAGCTGTGCGACCGGCACGGGGAAGCGGAGACGCTGGGCAATCTCGGCACAGCCCTGCGCCTCGCTGGAGACGCGGCTGCCGCCGCAGCGCTGCACGAGCAGGCTCTGACGCTGCGCCAGCAGGGGACGCAGCCGCAGGCCATCGCGCCCGCGCAGCTCAATCTGGGACTGACCTTCCTGGCGCTGGGCCGACTGGACGAGGCGACGCCGCTGCTGCTGGCCGCTGCAGACAGTGGCGGTGGCTCAGTCGGTGTGTCGTCCATACACCGCGCCGGAGTGCTGCAGGCGCTGGCCACCCTGGCTGCCCGGCGTGAGCAGTGGCCCTGGGTGGCCCGTCTGCTGGGCGCCAGCAGATTGTTCCTGGACGGGGGATCACCGCTCTGGCCAGGACAGCAGGCCGAACGGGCCACGGTGGAGGCCCAGGGGCGCCAGGCCCTGGGCGGACAGAGCATGCAGGCTGAGCTGGCCCTGGGCGAGCGAACGCCGTGGGACACCCTGATTGCGGGCGCCGCCGACATGTTCCGCAGCGTCCCAACGTCCACCGCATCCGCCCTGATCCCGACCCACCGCGACGACCTGAGCGAGCGGGAACGCGAGGTGCTGGCCCTGCTGGTGCGTGGCTGGCCCAACAAGAAGATCGCGTCCGCCATGAAGCTGGCCGACAACACGGTGAAAAACCATCTGGCCTCGGTCTACAGCAAGCTGGGTGTGCGCGGCCGCGCCGAGGCTGTGGCGCGGGCCTTGCAGGAGAGGCTGCTGGAGTAG